The following coding sequences lie in one Mycobacterium sp. DL440 genomic window:
- a CDS encoding cobalt-precorrin-6A reductase: MKVLLLGGTGEARALAAALHPEVEVISSLAGRVPDPALPVGPVRIGGFGGVDGMRRWLVDERVEAVVDATHPFAATITAHAAQACAELGVAHLVLARPAWPPGSAIVVGSDREAAETVAENGYSRVFLTTGRSGTRVFKGVDAWFLIRAVTPPDPDTLPADHQLLLSRGPYDYDGELALLREHRIDALVTKNSGGAMTEPKLRAAESAGVAVVMVDRPALPPGVQTVATVEEAAGWVRAKTAG; encoded by the coding sequence ATGAAAGTCCTTCTGCTCGGCGGCACCGGGGAGGCCCGGGCCCTGGCTGCGGCGTTGCACCCGGAGGTCGAGGTGATCAGCTCGCTGGCAGGTCGGGTCCCGGACCCAGCGCTGCCGGTCGGGCCGGTGCGCATCGGTGGGTTCGGCGGGGTGGACGGGATGCGGCGATGGTTGGTCGACGAGCGCGTCGAAGCGGTGGTCGACGCTACGCATCCCTTCGCCGCCACCATCACCGCCCATGCCGCGCAGGCATGTGCCGAACTCGGGGTGGCCCATCTGGTGCTGGCCCGGCCGGCTTGGCCTCCGGGCTCGGCGATCGTGGTGGGGTCGGACCGGGAGGCAGCCGAAACCGTAGCGGAAAACGGCTATTCACGAGTCTTCCTGACCACCGGGCGGTCCGGCACCCGGGTTTTCAAGGGCGTCGACGCGTGGTTCCTGATCAGGGCTGTCACCCCGCCCGACCCTGACACGCTGCCTGCCGATCACCAACTACTGCTGTCGCGGGGCCCATACGACTACGACGGGGAGTTGGCGCTGCTGCGGGAGCACCGCATCGATGCGTTGGTGACCAAGAACAGCGGCGGCGCGATGACCGAGCCCAAACTGCGGGCGGCCGAGTCGGCGGGCGTGGCGGTGGTGATGGTGGACCGTCCGGCACTTCCACCCGGAGTGCAGACGGTCGCCACGGTCGAGGAGGCTGCGGGCTGGGTTAGGGCCAAAACCGCAGGCTGA
- a CDS encoding adenylate/guanylate cyclase domain-containing protein produces the protein MAETSYAPCGGLSLAYQVFGDGPVDLVYAGSFVSHLELFWTMPEFEAFMERISTFCRVLLYDKAGVGLSDPVPQVRTLDERAAEIEAVMDAAGFGRAVLFGLSEGGPAAMLFAATRPERTQALILAGTFAYFGITEWADFDRDPSELHARILTEMGEDYTPSTRQLATFQEFGRASTSQWGTGAALKLLLPDAGSVRQLGMVERMSASPGMARATLGALFRIDVRSVLPTITAPTLVIHATGDLVPIQGGRYIAARIPGARMLEVDGTDHAPWIANPDEITSEIEEFLTGSHAAPAQSHRALRTVLFTDMVASTQHAAATGDERWRAVLHRMGEITADLTGRFGGVVVKSTGDGHLATFDGPTQAIRCAEALRDQTETMGIEIRAGIHTGECELMDGDIGGIAVHIAARILGLAGAGEILVSSTVRDLVVGSGTGFEDRGDVELRGVPGTWRLLAVDRHGARAGTPEAELSSVPTPGPRPTMRRSDQAMAVMARRMPRIVRGIARVTPGTRVTGPPVRR, from the coding sequence GTGGCGGAGACGTCATATGCACCGTGCGGCGGTCTGAGTCTCGCCTACCAGGTATTCGGAGACGGGCCCGTCGACCTTGTCTACGCCGGTTCGTTCGTCAGCCATCTGGAGCTGTTCTGGACGATGCCCGAGTTCGAGGCCTTCATGGAGCGGATCTCGACGTTCTGCCGCGTCCTGCTGTACGACAAGGCCGGCGTCGGGCTGTCGGACCCCGTCCCGCAGGTACGCACGCTCGACGAACGGGCGGCCGAGATCGAGGCCGTGATGGATGCAGCGGGGTTCGGCCGGGCCGTTCTGTTCGGGTTGAGCGAGGGCGGGCCCGCGGCGATGCTGTTCGCGGCGACGCGGCCCGAACGCACCCAGGCCCTGATCCTCGCCGGCACCTTCGCGTACTTCGGTATCACCGAGTGGGCTGACTTCGACCGTGACCCGTCCGAGCTGCACGCGCGGATCCTGACCGAGATGGGCGAGGACTACACGCCCTCGACCCGGCAGCTCGCCACCTTTCAGGAATTCGGCCGCGCCAGCACCTCGCAGTGGGGTACCGGCGCGGCACTTAAACTCCTGCTCCCGGACGCCGGTTCGGTGCGCCAGCTCGGGATGGTCGAGCGGATGAGTGCCAGCCCGGGAATGGCCCGGGCCACGCTGGGGGCACTGTTCCGGATCGATGTGCGGTCGGTCCTGCCGACGATCACGGCGCCGACTTTGGTCATCCATGCCACCGGCGATCTGGTCCCCATCCAGGGCGGGCGGTATATCGCCGCCCGCATACCGGGTGCGCGGATGCTTGAGGTGGACGGCACCGACCATGCACCCTGGATTGCCAACCCCGACGAGATCACCAGCGAGATCGAGGAATTCCTCACCGGCAGCCATGCCGCACCGGCGCAGTCCCACCGCGCGCTGCGCACGGTGCTGTTCACCGACATGGTGGCCTCCACCCAACACGCCGCGGCCACCGGTGACGAGCGGTGGCGGGCGGTGCTGCATCGGATGGGGGAGATCACCGCAGACCTGACCGGTCGATTCGGTGGTGTTGTGGTGAAGAGCACCGGTGACGGACACCTCGCCACATTCGACGGTCCGACACAGGCGATCCGCTGCGCCGAGGCGCTGCGCGATCAGACCGAAACCATGGGCATCGAGATCCGCGCCGGCATCCACACCGGCGAATGCGAGCTGATGGACGGCGATATCGGGGGAATCGCCGTCCACATCGCGGCGCGCATCCTCGGGTTGGCCGGCGCGGGGGAGATCCTGGTGTCGAGCACTGTCCGGGATCTGGTGGTGGGCTCGGGAACCGGCTTCGAAGACCGCGGCGACGTCGAGCTGCGTGGGGTGCCGGGCACCTGGCGGCTCCTGGCGGTCGATCGGCACGGTGCGCGGGCCGGAACGCCCGAAGCGGAGCTGTCCTCGGTGCCGACGCCTGGTCCGAGGCCCACGATGCGTCGATCGGATCAGGCCATGGCGGTGATGGCACGGCGGATGCCTCGGATCGTGCGGGGGATCGCCCGGGTCACCCCGGGCACCCGCGTCACGGGACCGCCGGTCAGGCGTTGA
- a CDS encoding phosphotransferase family protein: MTAAVSIPGKPAEVTAGWLSHILGAEVDSVQTAPIGTGQTGATYRVSVTYRDDAGLPGTFAVKLPSQDDAVRDRVTIGYRSEHAFYTNVADHVQIPVPQCHYCEIDGEGADFVLLLADMAPAEQGDQIAGCTPAEATLAVQALADLHGPTWADPQWANFPGIAMPKPEPDSAKGFGDVAKMAADITLDKIGDRLSAEDQDTMRAAMSVVTPWLLAEPDRFAVLHGDYRLDNMLFDPDRTRITVVDWQTLGSGLPARDLSYFTATSLDPTVRAAAEADLVTAYHDRLLIHGVTGYDRETCWQDYRLGMLQAPLITVLGTAFASSTERGDDMMVVMAQRGCQAIRELGTLELINA; encoded by the coding sequence ATGACGGCCGCGGTGTCCATCCCGGGCAAACCCGCCGAGGTCACCGCCGGATGGCTGTCGCACATCTTGGGCGCCGAGGTCGATTCGGTACAGACCGCACCGATCGGGACGGGCCAGACCGGCGCCACCTACCGGGTATCGGTCACCTACCGCGACGACGCCGGCCTGCCCGGTACCTTCGCGGTAAAGCTGCCGTCGCAGGACGACGCCGTGCGTGACCGCGTCACCATCGGGTACCGCTCAGAGCACGCCTTCTACACCAATGTGGCCGACCACGTACAGATCCCGGTCCCGCAGTGTCACTACTGTGAAATCGACGGCGAAGGAGCCGATTTCGTCCTGCTCCTGGCCGATATGGCACCAGCTGAGCAAGGTGATCAGATCGCCGGATGCACACCCGCCGAGGCCACCCTGGCGGTCCAGGCACTCGCCGATCTGCACGGGCCGACCTGGGCCGACCCACAGTGGGCGAACTTCCCCGGCATCGCCATGCCCAAGCCTGAACCCGACTCCGCCAAGGGATTCGGTGACGTCGCCAAGATGGCCGCCGACATCACACTGGACAAGATCGGCGACCGCCTCAGCGCCGAGGATCAGGACACCATGCGCGCCGCCATGTCGGTCGTCACGCCGTGGCTGCTGGCCGAACCGGACCGGTTCGCCGTTCTGCACGGCGATTACCGCCTGGACAACATGCTGTTCGACCCCGACCGCACCCGGATCACCGTGGTGGACTGGCAGACTCTCGGCTCCGGCCTGCCCGCGCGCGACCTGTCGTATTTCACGGCGACCAGCCTGGATCCGACCGTCCGGGCCGCGGCCGAAGCCGACCTGGTCACGGCCTACCACGACCGGCTGCTGATCCACGGCGTGACTGGCTACGATCGCGAAACTTGTTGGCAGGATTACCGTTTGGGCATGCTGCAGGCACCGCTGATCACCGTGCTGGGCACCGCGTTCGCCAGCTCCACCGAGCGCGGCGACGACATGATGGTGGTGATGGCCCAGCGCGGCTGTCAGGCCATCCGCGAACTCGGCACGCTCGAGCTGATCAACGCCTGA
- a CDS encoding TetR/AcrR family transcriptional regulator, with amino-acid sequence MPTAPQGAPARSPVDRRQPQRSDQRRTAILTALDEHLRQTGFDALNIAEVAREAGVGRSAFYFYFENKAAAVAALLEPMHEALLAANTILANTAEPPRSRVRDTLEAVARTAEEHRYLFQAMWEARAANSAVRDMWNEARESFVPTVADVIATDRSAGRAPDGPEPRVLASLLMELNDRLVERIIMGGPLTRQQLLEGAEAMWMGTIYGTICETGEAR; translated from the coding sequence ATGCCGACGGCACCACAGGGCGCACCCGCGCGGTCACCGGTTGACCGTCGGCAACCGCAACGCAGCGATCAGCGCCGCACCGCGATCCTGACGGCACTCGACGAACACCTGAGGCAGACCGGGTTCGACGCCCTCAATATCGCCGAGGTCGCCCGAGAGGCCGGGGTAGGACGCTCGGCCTTCTATTTCTATTTCGAGAACAAGGCCGCCGCGGTGGCCGCACTGCTCGAACCGATGCACGAAGCCCTCCTGGCGGCCAACACCATCCTGGCCAACACCGCCGAGCCGCCGCGTTCCCGGGTCCGCGACACGCTTGAGGCGGTGGCCCGGACTGCCGAGGAACACCGCTATCTGTTCCAAGCGATGTGGGAGGCCCGCGCAGCCAACAGCGCCGTGCGGGACATGTGGAACGAGGCCCGAGAGTCGTTCGTCCCCACCGTCGCCGACGTGATCGCCACCGACCGGTCCGCCGGCCGCGCTCCCGACGGCCCGGAGCCCCGAGTGCTGGCCAGCCTGCTGATGGAACTCAACGATCGTCTGGTCGAGCGGATCATCATGGGTGGGCCGCTGACCCGTCAACAATTACTGGAAGGTGCAGAAGCGATGTGGATGGGCACGATCTACGGCACGATCTGCGAAACCGGAGAAGCCCGATGA
- a CDS encoding precorrin-2 C(20)-methyltransferase, whose amino-acid sequence MTTDTTKRGTLYGVGLGPGDPELVTVKAARLIGAADVVAYHSARHGQSIARSIAEPYLREGQLEEHLVYPVTTETTEHPGGYVGAMEDFYAAAADRIAVHLEAGRDVALLAEGDPLFYSSYMHMHTRLTERFDAVIVPGVTSVSAASAATGTPLVQGDDVLTILPGTLPTAELERRLGDTDAAVVLKLGRSYTRVREALSSTGRLDEAYYVERASTDRQRVSPAREVGGGDGETGGEIKVPYFSLAMVPGRSRSTTPHGSVVVVGLGPGDSDWMTPQSRRELSAATDLIGYGPYLDRVGARAGQHHHPSDNTDEPARAQLACKLAQQGRTVAVVSSGDPGVFAMATAVLEEAKQWPGVEVRVIPAMTAAQAVASRVGAPLGHDYAVISLSDRLKPWDVIAERLTAAAKADLALAIYNPASKTRTWQVGAMRELLLEYRDPSTPVVVARAVSGAQPGPGERVSVVRLADLDPAQVDMRTMLIIGSSQTQWYTGSSSGDATEDRVFTPRQYPG is encoded by the coding sequence GTGACTACCGATACCACCAAGCGCGGAACCCTGTATGGCGTCGGGTTGGGGCCGGGCGATCCGGAGCTCGTGACAGTCAAGGCGGCCCGGCTGATCGGTGCCGCCGACGTGGTGGCGTACCACAGCGCCAGGCACGGCCAGAGCATTGCCCGAAGTATCGCCGAGCCCTATCTGCGGGAAGGCCAGCTCGAAGAACACCTCGTCTATCCCGTCACCACCGAGACCACCGAGCATCCCGGCGGGTACGTCGGCGCAATGGAAGATTTCTATGCCGCCGCCGCCGACCGCATTGCCGTGCATCTGGAGGCCGGCCGCGACGTGGCCCTGCTGGCCGAGGGTGATCCGCTGTTCTACAGCTCCTACATGCACATGCACACCCGCCTCACCGAGCGGTTCGACGCCGTCATCGTTCCCGGCGTCACGTCGGTGAGCGCGGCCTCGGCCGCCACCGGGACTCCGCTGGTGCAGGGCGATGACGTGTTGACGATCCTGCCGGGCACCTTGCCCACCGCGGAACTGGAGCGCCGCCTGGGCGATACCGACGCGGCCGTCGTGCTGAAACTGGGCCGCTCGTACACCCGCGTGCGCGAGGCGCTGTCGTCGACCGGACGGCTGGACGAGGCGTACTACGTCGAGCGGGCCAGCACGGACCGGCAACGGGTGTCGCCGGCCCGCGAGGTGGGCGGCGGCGACGGCGAAACCGGCGGCGAGATCAAGGTGCCGTACTTCTCACTGGCGATGGTGCCGGGGCGTTCACGGTCCACGACACCGCACGGCAGCGTGGTGGTCGTGGGTCTCGGGCCGGGTGACTCGGACTGGATGACCCCGCAGAGCCGCCGCGAACTGTCCGCCGCCACCGATCTGATCGGCTACGGCCCGTACCTCGATCGCGTGGGAGCCCGTGCCGGGCAGCATCACCACCCCAGCGACAACACCGACGAGCCCGCCCGAGCCCAGTTGGCCTGCAAGCTCGCCCAGCAGGGACGCACGGTCGCAGTGGTCTCGTCGGGCGACCCTGGCGTGTTCGCGATGGCGACCGCGGTGCTCGAAGAAGCCAAGCAGTGGCCCGGCGTAGAGGTCCGGGTGATCCCCGCGATGACCGCTGCTCAGGCGGTCGCCAGCCGGGTGGGTGCCCCCCTCGGGCACGACTACGCGGTGATCTCCCTGTCCGACCGGCTGAAGCCGTGGGACGTGATCGCCGAGCGTCTCACCGCCGCGGCCAAGGCCGATCTGGCACTGGCGATCTACAACCCGGCGTCGAAGACGCGGACCTGGCAGGTGGGCGCCATGCGCGAGTTGCTGCTGGAGTACCGCGACCCGAGCACCCCGGTGGTCGTCGCACGTGCCGTCTCCGGTGCCCAGCCTGGTCCTGGCGAACGGGTGTCCGTGGTGCGACTGGCCGATCTGGATCCGGCTCAGGTGGACATGCGCACCATGTTGATCATCGGCTCGTCGCAGACGCAGTGGTACACCGGTTCGTCGTCCGGCGACGCCACCGAGGACCGGGTGTTCACCCCGCGTCAATACCCCGGCTGA
- a CDS encoding precorrin-8X methylmutase, with the protein MLDYIRDAAEIYRQSFATIRAEANLSRFPDDVSRVVVRLIHTCGQVDVADHVSYTDDVVTRAHAALAAGATILCDSSMVAAGITRSRLPADNEVVSLVADARAPELAAKLGSTRSAAAVDLWADRLGGAVVAIGNAPTALFRLLELLDEGAPVPAAVLGGPVGFVGSAQSKEELIDHPRGMSYLVVTGRRGGSAMAAAAVNAIASERE; encoded by the coding sequence GTGCTCGACTACATCCGCGACGCCGCCGAGATCTACCGGCAGTCATTCGCGACGATCCGCGCCGAGGCGAACCTGTCGCGCTTCCCCGACGATGTGTCGCGGGTGGTGGTGCGGCTGATCCACACCTGCGGTCAGGTCGATGTCGCCGATCATGTCTCCTACACCGACGATGTCGTGACCAGGGCGCATGCCGCCCTCGCCGCGGGTGCCACGATTCTGTGCGATTCGTCGATGGTCGCAGCGGGCATCACCCGCTCCCGGCTGCCCGCCGACAACGAGGTGGTCTCACTGGTGGCCGATGCCCGGGCACCTGAGCTGGCCGCGAAGCTGGGCAGCACCCGCTCCGCTGCGGCCGTCGACCTGTGGGCCGACCGACTTGGCGGCGCAGTGGTCGCGATCGGCAACGCGCCAACCGCATTGTTCCGGCTGTTGGAACTGCTCGACGAGGGCGCGCCCGTCCCGGCGGCCGTACTGGGAGGTCCGGTCGGTTTCGTCGGATCGGCACAGTCCAAGGAAGAACTGATCGACCACCCCCGGGGCATGTCCTACCTGGTGGTGACCGGCCGGCGCGGTGGCAGCGCCATGGCCGCGGCTGCCGTCAATGCGATTGCGAGTGAACGCGAGTGA